A stretch of the Methanomassiliicoccus sp. genome encodes the following:
- a CDS encoding lysylphosphatidylglycerol synthase transmembrane domain-containing protein, translating to MRRNLGAIFKLVFSLLLIALTVVAADPSELVDALTGVDVSLIAVVVLLYTLNLFVKTYRWDVLIGAAGETAPYRSLFRNYAIAQAINNVTPGRVAGEASKIYGARSNNGIEMGKGLATVVAERVMDLTLLIILVTVGLVAFAHYLVGNMFSQLALAVVVAVGLNVAVIALMARPELIMGMARRTASFLERLLGARWGSKASSAILRVSESFNEALRSGSLQDKKLLVKAAVLTVAIWSNEMLRTYLMIVAVHASIDLSAILIVTGLSALSAVLLIAGSGNVVVSSVILVAAGMTSGQATCVGLLSAMTSIWISVPIGLAALAIGGSRAKDEHGVGKNTAAPEKDR from the coding sequence ATGAGACGCAATCTGGGAGCCATCTTCAAGTTGGTATTCTCGTTGCTCCTGATCGCCCTGACGGTAGTTGCCGCTGATCCATCCGAGCTAGTGGACGCCCTGACCGGCGTGGACGTGTCGCTGATAGCAGTTGTGGTCCTCCTTTACACCCTCAACCTGTTCGTCAAGACCTATCGCTGGGATGTGCTTATCGGCGCCGCCGGGGAGACCGCTCCCTACCGATCCCTCTTTCGTAATTATGCTATCGCCCAGGCCATCAACAACGTGACCCCCGGACGGGTCGCAGGGGAAGCGTCCAAGATCTATGGTGCAAGATCCAACAACGGCATCGAGATGGGCAAAGGCCTGGCCACAGTGGTCGCCGAGCGCGTTATGGACCTTACGCTCCTGATCATCCTGGTCACCGTCGGCCTGGTGGCATTCGCCCACTACCTTGTGGGCAACATGTTCTCTCAGCTGGCTCTGGCCGTGGTCGTGGCAGTCGGACTTAACGTCGCCGTGATCGCCCTCATGGCCAGGCCTGAACTGATCATGGGCATGGCCCGCCGAACCGCCTCTTTTCTCGAACGTCTTCTCGGAGCAAGATGGGGGAGCAAGGCCTCATCGGCCATCTTGAGAGTGAGCGAATCGTTCAACGAGGCACTGCGATCCGGAAGCCTCCAGGATAAGAAGCTACTCGTGAAGGCGGCCGTTCTGACCGTAGCCATCTGGAGCAATGAGATGCTCAGGACCTACCTCATGATCGTCGCCGTTCACGCATCGATCGATCTGTCGGCCATCCTCATCGTCACTGGCCTATCGGCGCTGAGCGCCGTCTTGCTCATAGCCGGCAGCGGGAACGTGGTGGTCTCATCGGTCATCTTGGTCGCCGCCGGCATGACCAGCGGACAGGCCACCTGCGTCGGGCTCCTGAGTGCGATGACTTCGATCTGGATATCGGTCCCCATCGGGCTCGCCGCGCTGGCCATCGGCGGGTCGAGGGCAAAGGATGAGCATGGGGTGGGCAAGAACACAGCGGCCCCGGAGAAGGATAGGTGA
- a CDS encoding winged helix-turn-helix domain-containing protein codes for MKGSQKYRSKGRIFADILRAVAEDGPVKVTHVLYKANLSHDRLTKYLLQLEESGLIIREQEGDRATYLITDKGTRFIAEFRKMEEFADAFGLDI; via the coding sequence ATGAAAGGTTCCCAGAAATACCGCTCTAAGGGGAGGATCTTCGCTGACATCCTGAGAGCGGTGGCAGAGGATGGGCCGGTAAAGGTTACCCACGTCCTGTACAAGGCCAACCTCTCGCACGATCGCCTTACCAAGTACCTCCTCCAATTGGAGGAGTCCGGGCTCATTATCAGGGAGCAGGAGGGGGATCGGGCCACCTATCTCATAACTGACAAGGGTACGAGGTTCATCGCCGAGTTCAGAAAAATGGAAGAGTTCGCCGATGCCTTCGGTCTGGACATATGA
- a CDS encoding MFS transporter yields the protein MNHEKEGRKKYLVLSIVLVGVFMSVLDAVALNIALPAITSYFNVAVADTQWVVTGYLLTQTCFLIISGKIAERVGQARMFNIGLIVFSVSSLLCALSSTLPQLIAFRVVQGLGGSMLFSVSTAIVFRTFGPTERGKAMGFLGSTVAVGGMLGPVIGGLLVGTMGWRSIFLVNVPIGLIAAAVAVRALKVDEVLADRLHLDLPGSVLWIVTIASLVLTLGMLADTGSLTPATGTYLIVFAIAAALFVLWERRAKEPLLDLSVFKVGRFDLVGLSMAVFFISLNMVTILGPFYYEGVLDYDPETVGFIFMVLPTIMMVGSPLVGRMYDRVRFRPYATAGHLVRAASLLLLALGFMTINVPLTLAAFLCMGLGSSLFQTPNNTEFMLALPREKSGLASSIQATTRNLSMAIGVSLATLLMTLTMGSMDYSAIAGGPQAGELASSVAFAIVIGAALSVVGAILSRLSERACRRDKGTDRGTVGHDETK from the coding sequence ATGAACCACGAGAAAGAGGGAAGAAAAAAGTATCTCGTTCTGTCCATCGTCCTGGTCGGCGTCTTCATGTCGGTGCTGGACGCGGTGGCGTTGAATATCGCCCTGCCAGCCATCACCTCATACTTTAATGTCGCCGTCGCGGACACTCAGTGGGTGGTGACGGGCTACCTGTTGACTCAGACCTGTTTTCTCATCATATCGGGCAAGATCGCCGAGCGGGTCGGGCAGGCAAGGATGTTCAACATAGGCTTGATCGTCTTTTCCGTATCCTCGCTGCTCTGCGCTCTCTCTTCGACCCTTCCTCAGCTGATCGCCTTCCGGGTCGTCCAGGGCCTGGGCGGTTCGATGCTATTTAGCGTGTCCACGGCCATCGTGTTCAGGACCTTCGGTCCTACTGAGAGGGGCAAGGCCATGGGTTTTCTCGGTTCGACCGTAGCGGTGGGAGGCATGCTCGGACCGGTTATCGGCGGCCTATTGGTGGGTACCATGGGCTGGCGGTCAATCTTCCTGGTCAACGTCCCCATCGGTCTAATCGCGGCCGCTGTGGCCGTACGCGCCCTCAAGGTCGACGAGGTGCTGGCGGACCGCCTCCATCTCGACCTCCCCGGCTCGGTCCTTTGGATAGTGACGATCGCCTCGCTGGTGCTGACGTTGGGCATGCTCGCCGACACCGGCAGCCTCACCCCGGCCACGGGGACCTACCTCATCGTCTTCGCCATCGCCGCCGCTCTCTTCGTGCTATGGGAGCGGAGAGCGAAGGAGCCGCTTCTGGACCTCTCGGTGTTCAAGGTCGGCCGCTTCGATCTCGTGGGGTTGAGCATGGCGGTGTTCTTCATCTCCCTGAACATGGTCACCATCCTAGGTCCGTTCTACTACGAGGGAGTGCTGGATTACGATCCAGAGACGGTCGGTTTCATCTTCATGGTCCTTCCCACGATCATGATGGTCGGTTCTCCCCTCGTGGGCAGGATGTACGATCGTGTGCGCTTCCGCCCCTACGCTACCGCCGGGCACCTGGTGCGGGCAGCCTCCCTGCTCCTTCTGGCCCTGGGGTTCATGACCATCAACGTGCCTTTGACCCTGGCGGCCTTCCTATGCATGGGGCTCGGCAGCAGCCTGTTCCAGACCCCCAACAACACCGAGTTCATGCTCGCCCTTCCTCGGGAGAAGAGCGGTCTCGCATCGAGCATACAGGCCACCACCAGGAACCTGAGCATGGCTATCGGAGTCTCCCTGGCCACTCTGCTCATGACCCTCACGATGGGCTCGATGGACTACAGCGCCATCGCCGGGGGTCCGCAGGCCGGGGAGCTGGCGTCCTCGGTTGCGTTTGCCATTGTGATCGGCGCGGCCCTGTCGGTCGTGGGCGCCATACTGTCCAGGTTGAGCGAGAGGGCGTGCCGGAGGGACAAAGGGACCGACCGAGGCACGGTGGGACACGACGAAACGAAATGA
- a CDS encoding carboxypeptidase-like regulatory domain-containing protein → MENKKKRLILTALALASAFIVMVAALAYNPQSEATTTSKLLTIHGTVTDENGHPIENAEVIAESSSTTTNASGWYSFSYVYNFSADQKAIVAAVDHDRVRWCEVTYFDASTASSFEFNFTLDSEKNITVPLGIIVSASTIDNSTLLNLTLDKKLDIYAVQKMSGTNSIEVWMSFNNETEFNLQTVNSTSFVLCMNATVCGAYTDAGEITSLRCNQSGQIFAMPIGCDDIDYNKISSECSTLNIPYGENATVSAIQSACETDQYYRLPDSPFLSFSFDLLGKNVTIQESRIMDLSASFVFDHSNHYLISVTIEPLTAGSHTYNAYMENGCAIHIWEVAPQQGDDQ, encoded by the coding sequence TTGGAGAACAAGAAAAAGCGGTTGATCCTAACTGCTCTGGCACTAGCATCGGCATTCATAGTGATGGTCGCAGCTCTCGCCTACAACCCTCAGAGCGAAGCAACAACCACAAGCAAGCTCTTGACCATTCATGGCACGGTCACAGATGAGAATGGGCATCCTATAGAGAACGCGGAAGTCATTGCTGAATCATCTTCCACAACGACGAACGCGAGCGGCTGGTACTCCTTCTCATACGTATACAATTTCTCAGCGGATCAGAAGGCAATAGTCGCAGCCGTCGACCATGATCGAGTTCGATGGTGCGAGGTAACATATTTCGATGCATCGACCGCATCATCGTTCGAGTTCAACTTCACCCTGGATAGTGAAAAGAATATCACTGTACCCCTTGGCATTATTGTCTCCGCTAGCACGATAGATAACTCGACCCTTCTCAATCTTACACTAGATAAAAAATTGGACATATATGCGGTGCAGAAAATGAGCGGAACTAACAGTATAGAAGTATGGATGTCCTTCAACAATGAAACCGAGTTCAACTTGCAGACGGTGAATTCCACCTCCTTCGTTCTATGCATGAATGCGACCGTTTGTGGCGCATATACCGACGCCGGAGAAATTACCAGTCTGCGCTGCAATCAGTCTGGTCAGATATTCGCGATGCCGATAGGTTGCGATGATATCGATTATAATAAAATCTCCTCGGAGTGCTCCACACTGAATATTCCTTACGGGGAGAACGCTACGGTGAGTGCCATACAATCGGCTTGCGAGACCGACCAGTACTACAGACTTCCCGATTCACCGTTCCTTAGCTTTTCCTTCGATCTCCTGGGGAAGAACGTTACCATTCAGGAATCGAGAATCATGGATCTGAGTGCCTCATTTGTTTTTGACCACTCGAATCACTATCTTATCTCAGTGACCATCGAACCGTTGACAGCCGGATCTCACACCTATAACGCTTACATGGAGAACGGATGTGCCATCCATATTTGGGAGGTTGCACCGCAACAAGGAGATGATCAATAA
- a CDS encoding DUF996 domain-containing protein — MTLETSKLLGEIGALLLVVSPFGGSIGNALGLVGLVLLLVVFNDLAEHYGDRAIFRNVLWGIVIFVVGVVIAAAIISIAAAGALTQIGLQMSSWSDPASWQGVDWNGLNYNALAPYFAAMIIALIILFAMTVVAAFYMRKSFLILSHRTGVGMFATSGLILLIGAILTIVLIGFLLLWIAMILLAIAFFRWKIERPVPVQPVISNEPSIRPQG, encoded by the coding sequence ATGACTCTTGAAACCAGCAAGCTCTTAGGGGAAATTGGAGCACTCCTCTTGGTGGTCAGCCCCTTCGGAGGCTCGATCGGTAACGCTTTGGGCTTGGTAGGCCTCGTACTCCTGTTGGTCGTGTTCAACGACCTGGCGGAACACTATGGGGACCGGGCCATCTTCAGAAACGTGCTTTGGGGCATCGTCATCTTTGTCGTCGGAGTGGTGATCGCCGCCGCGATCATCAGTATCGCTGCCGCCGGGGCGCTTACGCAGATCGGCCTCCAGATGTCCAGTTGGTCCGATCCGGCCTCTTGGCAGGGAGTGGACTGGAATGGCTTGAACTATAACGCGCTGGCGCCGTACTTCGCAGCGATGATCATAGCCTTGATCATATTGTTCGCAATGACCGTGGTCGCGGCGTTCTACATGAGAAAATCATTCCTCATCCTTTCCCACAGGACCGGTGTCGGTATGTTCGCCACGAGCGGCCTGATATTATTGATCGGAGCAATACTGACTATCGTCCTCATAGGCTTCCTCCTACTGTGGATAGCGATGATACTACTGGCGATAGCGTTCTTCAGATGGAAGATCGAACGGCCAGTGCCGGTTCAGCCCGTCATATCAAATGAGCCTAGCATCCGGCCTCAAGGATAA
- a CDS encoding DUF308 domain-containing protein: MATGKRMRSWWGRVVVGIIALVFGLAFLFVPGVTLTLFLYMFGLLLILSGIVLLGFSRDKATGKNWRTLNMVEGILIIILGIIVILAPGITAVFAIYLFAAFAIITGIMQIGEGLAAPKGFATFGTSNRTLLVVSGFFSLIVGILIAVFPGAGILALLWLIGIFLIIVGVLNIASGLRIHREVGRPEPSQQR, from the coding sequence ATGGCGACTGGAAAGAGAATGAGGAGCTGGTGGGGCCGAGTGGTGGTCGGAATCATCGCCTTGGTATTCGGGCTGGCCTTTCTGTTTGTACCAGGAGTGACGCTGACACTGTTCCTGTACATGTTCGGCCTGCTGCTCATACTGAGCGGGATAGTGCTGCTGGGGTTCAGCAGGGATAAGGCGACAGGTAAGAATTGGCGTACATTGAACATGGTGGAAGGAATACTCATCATCATCCTGGGAATTATTGTAATTCTGGCCCCTGGGATAACCGCGGTGTTCGCGATCTATCTGTTCGCGGCGTTCGCCATAATCACCGGCATCATGCAGATCGGGGAGGGACTGGCCGCACCCAAAGGCTTCGCCACTTTCGGCACCTCGAACCGGACGCTGTTGGTGGTGTCCGGCTTCTTCTCCCTGATCGTCGGGATTCTGATCGCGGTGTTTCCCGGAGCCGGCATACTGGCCTTGCTCTGGTTGATAGGGATTTTCCTGATCATCGTGGGGGTGCTGAACATCGCTTCCGGGCTCAGGATCCACCGCGAGGTGGGTAGACCAGAGCCGAGCCAGCAGAGGTAG
- a CDS encoding GDP-mannose 4,6-dehydratase produces MKALVTGAAGFIGGHLVRTLLEDGWDVVGIDNLDDYYSGKILPGADSTHGDRFKFVKADILDLDSIKAEMQGVDVVAHMAAQAGVRFSVRDPLKSHMVNVVGTLNVLIAALESGAKRMVNSSSSSIYGNSTNQRPTRETDRPAPVSPYATSKLAAEIYCRQFYDLYGLDTVSLRYFTVYGPRQRPDMAIRIFTDRIMKGLPPQIFGDGEQTRDFTYVDDAVRGIKSAMTAPALKGASINIAGGRTITVNRLVNELLTICGRNDLVPEHLPPKAGDVDHTWGNISTAKRLLGWEPTVGIEEGLRNFVSWYRVSTGDLSVAGDEAEADGTRHELLVSRPLITP; encoded by the coding sequence TTGAAGGCGTTGGTGACAGGGGCCGCCGGATTCATAGGCGGCCACCTGGTGAGGACCTTATTGGAAGACGGATGGGACGTGGTCGGGATCGATAACCTGGATGACTACTATTCAGGGAAGATCCTGCCCGGGGCGGACAGTACACACGGCGATCGCTTCAAGTTCGTGAAAGCGGACATACTGGACCTCGATTCCATCAAAGCCGAGATGCAAGGCGTAGACGTGGTGGCACATATGGCGGCCCAAGCCGGGGTGAGGTTTTCCGTCAGGGATCCCCTGAAGTCGCATATGGTGAATGTCGTGGGGACGCTGAACGTCCTCATCGCCGCTCTGGAGTCGGGAGCAAAGAGGATGGTCAACTCCTCCTCTTCATCGATCTATGGGAACTCGACGAATCAGCGGCCGACAAGGGAAACGGATCGGCCGGCGCCCGTGTCGCCCTATGCCACCAGTAAACTTGCCGCCGAGATCTACTGCAGGCAGTTCTACGACCTTTACGGACTGGACACCGTTTCCCTGCGTTACTTCACCGTATACGGCCCCCGTCAGAGGCCGGACATGGCTATCAGGATTTTTACCGACCGCATCATGAAGGGCCTCCCCCCTCAGATATTCGGGGACGGGGAGCAAACGAGGGACTTCACCTACGTCGACGACGCCGTCCGAGGGATAAAGTCGGCCATGACCGCTCCTGCGCTCAAAGGTGCATCGATCAACATTGCCGGCGGCAGGACGATTACCGTCAACCGCCTGGTGAACGAGCTACTGACCATTTGTGGGCGGAACGATCTCGTCCCCGAACACCTCCCCCCCAAGGCCGGCGACGTCGATCATACCTGGGGGAACATCTCGACGGCGAAACGCCTGCTGGGCTGGGAGCCCACGGTGGGCATCGAAGAGGGGCTGAGGAATTTTGTCTCGTGGTATCGCGTTAGCACGGGCGATCTCAGTGTCGCTGGTGATGAGGCCGAGGCGGACGGCACGAGACATGAGCTGTTGGTCTCCAGGCCGCTGATCACACCATGA
- a CDS encoding glycosyltransferase family 2 protein, giving the protein MSMGWARTQRPRRRIGDDMECTVVLLLRNEKDNVEPLVTSILDVYARNGIEGEVLLVDDGSSDGSSALCDRLSERNRSVRVVHHQTNLGRSFAIRTGFREALGDVVIIMDGDRQYEPGEIPMFLSKMREGYDVVSGWRYQRTDPFIRKFISRTYNRFIIQRKYGLTIKDQNSGFKAFRKEKAANMGFDPEGYRGLHRFILPLAALNGMTICEIPIVHYARPSGKSYIKFYTVPFITLRDYFKFNREHAQQIKALRKSRGTGDTNSTAGST; this is encoded by the coding sequence ATGAGCATGGGGTGGGCAAGAACACAGCGGCCCCGGAGAAGGATAGGTGATGATATGGAGTGTACAGTGGTGCTTCTGTTAAGGAACGAGAAGGACAATGTCGAACCTCTCGTCACATCGATCCTCGATGTGTACGCACGCAATGGCATCGAGGGCGAGGTCCTGTTGGTCGATGATGGCAGCTCGGACGGTTCCTCCGCCCTTTGCGACCGGTTATCCGAGAGAAATAGGTCTGTGAGGGTCGTCCATCATCAGACTAATCTCGGCCGCTCGTTCGCCATCCGTACCGGATTCAGGGAGGCTCTGGGCGATGTTGTCATCATAATGGACGGTGACCGCCAGTACGAGCCCGGAGAGATACCAATGTTCCTCTCCAAGATGAGGGAGGGATATGACGTCGTAAGCGGATGGAGGTATCAGCGGACGGACCCCTTCATCAGGAAGTTCATCTCCAGGACCTATAATCGATTCATAATTCAGAGAAAATACGGGCTGACCATAAAGGATCAGAACAGCGGATTCAAGGCGTTCCGGAAAGAAAAGGCGGCCAATATGGGCTTCGATCCTGAGGGGTACAGGGGCCTCCACCGGTTCATCCTCCCACTGGCAGCATTGAACGGGATGACGATCTGCGAGATCCCCATTGTCCATTATGCCCGGCCAAGCGGGAAGTCATATATCAAGTTCTACACGGTGCCGTTCATCACCCTTCGAGATTACTTCAAGTTCAATCGGGAGCATGCCCAGCAGATCAAGGCCCTTCGCAAGAGCAGGGGGACCGGAGACACCAACTCGACGGCGGGATCGACTTGA
- a CDS encoding UDP-glucose/GDP-mannose dehydrogenase family protein: MKVSVIGAGYVGLVTGLCLANQGNEVVCIDVVESKVEMLNRRACPIFEKGLDRLLNENIDRGRFRASMDMAEVSGTDVTFICVGTPSKCDGSLDIKYAISAASDLGRAIADKTDHHVLVMKSTLPPGTTDGIIIPEVERSSGKVHGQGFGVAVNPEFLREGNAINDFFHPDRVVIGSRDARSVNLLRTLYSELHAPFVEVSPAAAEMTKLASNAFLAARISLINEIGNLCKTEGIDVREVAHGIGLDRRIGPHFLHAGCGFGGSCFPKDVQGLAALARKNGVDPVLLDGVLSVNKAQGLQMVKLLEHHMAIAQRNIGVLGLAFKPDTDDTREAVSRKVVKELLSHGARVIAHDYQAMDEFRREFPQVEYSPSPEKCIQRSDAVLILTEWPGYADPSLYGDKLVIDGRGIVHTSNYEGVCW; the protein is encoded by the coding sequence ATGAAGGTCTCGGTGATCGGAGCAGGGTATGTGGGCCTCGTGACCGGCCTTTGTCTGGCGAACCAGGGGAACGAGGTCGTGTGCATCGATGTGGTCGAGAGCAAGGTCGAGATGCTGAACAGGAGGGCCTGCCCGATCTTCGAGAAAGGGCTCGATCGGCTCCTGAACGAGAACATCGACCGAGGCAGGTTCCGTGCCAGCATGGACATGGCCGAGGTGTCGGGCACCGATGTAACATTCATATGCGTCGGTACCCCATCGAAATGCGATGGCTCCCTGGACATCAAATATGCGATATCGGCGGCCAGTGATCTTGGCAGGGCGATAGCGGACAAGACCGATCATCACGTCCTGGTGATGAAGAGCACCCTGCCTCCGGGAACTACCGATGGCATCATCATCCCGGAGGTCGAGCGATCGTCCGGGAAGGTACACGGTCAGGGATTCGGGGTCGCGGTCAACCCTGAGTTCCTGAGGGAAGGCAACGCGATCAACGATTTCTTTCATCCCGACCGAGTTGTCATAGGTTCCCGGGACGCCCGCTCGGTGAACCTGCTCAGGACCCTTTATTCTGAATTGCATGCCCCGTTCGTCGAGGTCTCCCCAGCGGCGGCGGAGATGACCAAGCTGGCGTCGAACGCCTTCCTGGCCGCCCGCATCTCGTTGATCAACGAGATCGGCAACCTGTGCAAGACGGAAGGCATCGACGTCCGGGAGGTCGCTCACGGGATCGGCCTTGACCGGCGGATCGGCCCCCATTTCCTTCATGCCGGATGTGGCTTTGGGGGAAGTTGCTTCCCCAAGGACGTGCAGGGGCTGGCCGCCCTGGCCAGGAAGAACGGGGTCGATCCTGTCCTCCTCGATGGCGTCCTAAGCGTGAACAAGGCCCAGGGGTTGCAGATGGTGAAGCTGCTCGAGCACCATATGGCCATCGCCCAGAGGAATATCGGGGTCCTTGGCCTGGCGTTCAAACCGGACACCGATGATACCCGAGAGGCGGTCTCCCGCAAGGTGGTGAAGGAACTCCTATCCCACGGCGCCAGAGTGATCGCTCACGACTACCAGGCGATGGATGAGTTCCGGAGGGAGTTCCCCCAGGTGGAGTATTCCCCTTCGCCGGAGAAATGCATCCAACGCAGCGACGCCGTCCTCATCCTGACGGAATGGCCCGGCTACGCCGACCCGTCGCTGTACGGCGACAAGCTGGTCATCGACGGTCGCGGGATAGTGCATACGAGCAATTACGAGGGGGTGTGCTGGTGA
- a CDS encoding helix-turn-helix domain-containing protein — protein MADIIHQLNDLGFGKYEAMILVALMKMGEGTVSEISEVSGVPRSRTYDVLKGMTEKGYVFVSVGTPLAYQVVEPKKIQYLIDERLGAIENAVLEELSRLRDQSSINNAPMTSINGEWSIRQKTKEVLEGAHTEAIIFSRRHTSIRDYTKDIIEASEKIKVTCIFGEGAPQVCGQLGKVCIMEPIDKSSKEMKLIRSGFRVNDRSHTKYITEVMIHTDDNRSILIYSVNKVKSAVLSTLPFITYMHHLMLKEALNSCRVIGERLPSYQ, from the coding sequence ATGGCCGATATCATCCATCAGCTGAACGACCTTGGATTCGGCAAGTACGAGGCTATGATCCTCGTCGCGCTAATGAAAATGGGCGAGGGTACGGTTAGTGAGATCAGCGAGGTCAGCGGCGTTCCACGTTCCCGAACCTATGATGTCTTAAAGGGGATGACCGAGAAAGGGTATGTGTTCGTGAGCGTGGGAACCCCTCTCGCCTATCAGGTTGTGGAGCCTAAGAAGATACAATACCTGATCGATGAACGGCTCGGAGCGATCGAGAACGCGGTGTTGGAGGAACTGTCCCGTCTGAGGGACCAATCGTCGATCAATAACGCCCCCATGACCTCCATCAACGGAGAATGGAGCATAAGGCAGAAGACCAAGGAGGTGCTCGAGGGAGCCCACACTGAAGCCATTATCTTCAGCAGACGCCACACCAGCATCCGAGATTATACCAAGGACATCATCGAGGCTTCCGAGAAGATCAAGGTGACCTGCATATTCGGCGAGGGCGCCCCGCAGGTGTGCGGTCAGCTTGGTAAAGTCTGCATAATGGAACCCATCGATAAATCGTCCAAAGAAATGAAGCTGATACGGTCCGGCTTCAGGGTGAACGATCGGTCGCATACCAAGTACATAACGGAGGTCATGATCCATACGGACGACAACCGAAGCATTCTCATCTATTCAGTTAACAAGGTAAAATCTGCGGTGCTATCGACCCTCCCCTTCATCACCTACATGCATCATCTCATGCTGAAGGAAGCTCTGAACAGCTGCAGGGTAATCGGCGAACGACTCCCCTCTTACCAATAG
- the galU gene encoding UTP--glucose-1-phosphate uridylyltransferase GalU: MKLKAVIPAAGLGTRFLPLTKGQPKEMLPIIDKPIIQYVVEEAVAAGIDDIIIVTGKNKRSIEDHFDRSQELESLSHLHGQGEGLEELEHLMSRVDIHYVRQRSPRGLADAVYCARKHIGDETFAVMLGDVIHRSEVPVISQLAKVHEETGGSVIAVERIPWKDVRRYGILRGTSVRQGLIKVEDMVEKPRREEAPSNIAVAGTYLLSPTIFKCIERTEAGVNGEVQLTDSLRLLLQEEDVYGCVIEGTRYDVGDKIGWMQANLTLTLADPRFSADALRMMQGLLDIYGHGDTPGDATDAMHPVDRPRPPCPTKIS, translated from the coding sequence GTGAAGCTCAAAGCGGTCATCCCCGCAGCTGGACTGGGGACCCGATTCCTTCCCTTGACCAAAGGACAGCCGAAGGAGATGCTCCCCATAATCGACAAGCCGATCATCCAGTATGTGGTGGAGGAAGCGGTCGCCGCGGGCATCGACGACATCATCATCGTCACCGGGAAGAACAAGAGGTCGATCGAAGATCATTTCGACCGCTCCCAGGAGCTCGAATCCCTGTCCCATCTCCATGGGCAGGGGGAGGGCCTTGAGGAACTGGAACATCTGATGAGCAGGGTCGATATCCACTATGTGAGGCAAAGAAGCCCTCGGGGCCTTGCTGACGCGGTGTACTGCGCCCGGAAGCACATCGGCGACGAGACGTTCGCGGTCATGCTAGGTGATGTCATTCACCGCTCCGAAGTGCCCGTCATCAGCCAACTGGCTAAAGTTCACGAAGAAACCGGTGGCTCGGTCATTGCCGTCGAACGAATCCCTTGGAAGGATGTCAGGCGATACGGCATTCTGAGAGGCACAAGCGTGCGTCAGGGGCTCATCAAGGTCGAGGACATGGTGGAGAAGCCTCGTCGGGAGGAGGCTCCATCGAACATCGCGGTCGCCGGGACCTACCTGCTCTCACCGACGATCTTCAAGTGCATCGAGCGCACCGAGGCGGGGGTGAACGGCGAGGTCCAGCTCACCGATTCCCTGCGCTTGCTGCTGCAAGAGGAAGATGTGTACGGTTGTGTGATCGAGGGTACCAGGTACGACGTCGGAGACAAGATCGGGTGGATGCAGGCCAATCTCACCCTGACGCTGGCCGACCCCCGATTCTCGGCTGACGCACTGCGGATGATGCAGGGGCTGCTGGACATCTACGGCCATGGCGACACTCCCGGCGATGCTACGGATGCCATGCATCCGGTTGACCGTCCCCGCCCGCCCTGCCCGACAAAGATATCGTGA